The segment TTGAAAGTGATGGTTTTAACCGTTTAGTGCTGCGTTCTGGTTTGTCTGGTAGAGAAATTACCATATTACGCAGTTATGCTCGCTATATGCGGCAAGTTGGCTTTCCATTTAGCCAGCAGTATATAGAAGAGACACTGTCTAATCATTGTCAGCTGGCTTGTTATTTGGTGTCGTTGTTTAAATTACGCTTTGATCCCAAAGCGAAATATAGTGAGAAAGCAGAACAGTTATTGATCAAAAAGATCGTAGAGCGATTAGAGAATGTCGAGAGTTTAGATGATGACAGGATCATTCGTCGTTATATGGATATGATCTTAGCAACCCTCAGAACGAACTTTTATCAAAAATCAGATACCGGTAAGCCAAAATCATGGTTATCACTCAAACTCAATCCATCATCTATCCCTGAAATTCCAGCTCCAATTCCTCGTTACGAGATCTTTGTTTATGCCCCCGATGTGGAAGGTGTCCATTTGCGTGGGGGAAAAGTTGCGCGTGGCGGCTTACGTTGGTCAGACAGGCAAGAAGACTACCGCACAGAAATATTAGGTTTAGTTAAAGCACAGCAGGTTAAAAACACGGTAATTGTACCTGTTGGTGCGAAAGGTGGTTTTATTTGCAAACGGCAACCTCAATTAACAACACGTGAAGAGATAGCAGCAGAGGGATTGCATTGTTATCAACGTTTTATCTGTGGCTTGCTTGACGTAACAGACAATATCTTAGAGGGAAAACGGTATCCACCAGCAAATGTCGTTTGTCATGATGAAGATGATCCTTATTTAGTGGTTGCGGCGGATAAAGGCACGGCAACATTTTCTGATATCGCCAATTCACTGGCTGCTGATTATGATTTTTGGCTAGGTGATGCCTTTGCTTCTGGCGGCTCTAATGGTTATGACCATAAACAAATGGGAATAACAGCGAAAGGGGCTTGGGAGTCAGTTAAGCGGCATTTTAGAGAGATAGGTATAGATTGCCAAACAACAGATTTTAGTTGTGTCGGCATTGGTGATATGGCGGGTGATGTGTTTGGCAACGGGATGTTGTTATCAAAACATATTCGTTTATTAGCGGCCTTTAATCATCAGCATATCTTTATTGACCCAGATCCGGATCCTGCCGCAAGTTGGTTAGAACGCAAACGTCTTTTTGAACTTAAACGATCGAGTTGGGAAGATTACGATCGTAAGGTTTTATCTGAAGGCGGCGCGATATTTTCACGTAAAAGCAAAGCGATTAAGCTTGTTCCTATTTTGCAAACCTTACTGCGAACACGTAAGCAAAGTTGCACACCTAATGAGTTAATACACCTTATATTACAAATGCAGGTCGATTTATTGTGGAATGGTGGTATAGGAACATACATAAAATCGACTAAAGAGACTCACACCGATGTTGGTGATCGCGCTAATGATGCTGTTAGGGTTAATGGCTCTCAACTTGCGGCAAAAATTGTAGGTGAAGGGGGAAACTTAGGCTTAACTCAGTTAGGTCGAGTTGAATTTGCGAAAGCTGGTGGTCGAGTGAATACCGATTTTATCGACAATGTTGGTGGAGTTGATTGCTCAGATAATGAAGTGAACATCAAAATTTTACTCAATAGTCTAGTGACCGCTGATGAGCTGACATTTAAACAGCGTAATAGCATTTTAGAAAAGATGGAAGATGAGGTTGCTGACATTGTGTTAGATGATGCTTATCGCCAAAGTGAATCTATTTCAGTAACAGAGCAACAGCAAGTACAACTATTAAAAGAACAAACGCGGTTTATTCATTTACTGGAACGACAGGGTAAATTAGATCGAAGCTTGGAATGTCTACCTGATGATGAAACATTAGTAGAGCGTGAAAAGGCAGGGATTGGCTTAACACGACCAGAAATTGCGGTGCTGGTGGCTTACGGTAAAATGGTGTTAAAAGAAAAACTCGTCAATCACGATATAGCCAGTGATCCTTATCATTCCCGTCTTTTACCTGCTTACTTCCCCCAATTTTTACAAGATAACTACAGATCACAAATGGAAAATCATCCATTACGACGTGAATTAATCGCAACATCATTAGCTAATTTGATGTCGAATGAAATGGGATGCAACTTTGTTACTCGGCTGCAAGAAGAAACAGGTGCAACGATAAATGAAATTTCAGCCTCTTACTCAATAGGGCGTGAGATCTTTAAGTTTGAGCAGATCTTTAGTGAAATTAGAGCATTAGATAATCAAGTTTCAGCACAAACGCAATATGACATGCTTTATCGTTCAAGGCGTATGTTGCGTCGGGTCACACGATGGTTCCTACGCAATAGAGAACACAAGTTAGGTATAGAACAACAAATTTTATTCTATCAACCCTTTGTTGAGCAGTTACGAAATGAATTAGATAGTTACCTTGTAACTGAAGAAGTGGTAGAGCACGAAGAGCAAGCGAATGAAATGATCCGTAAAGGTGTACCTGAACGGTTGGCTAAAAACATTTCACGCTTAACTAGTTTATATTCAGCCATGGATATAGCGCAAATTGCAAAAGAGATGGAAGTGAACATAGCACATATTGCAAGAGTGTACTTTGTACTAGGAGCGCAACTGTCACTTCATTGGTTCTTAAAGCAAATTCAAAACCAAGCTGTTGAGAATAATTGGCAAGCATTAGCAAGAGCTTCATTCCGTGAAGATCTAGATTGGCAACAAAGACAATTGACAACAGCGGTTTTAATGACAAGTACTGCTAAGCCAGAAGAAAGTATATCACTATGGATGGAACAACATAAAAAAGCGGTTGATCGATGGGAGAGTGTGCTGGCTGAATTTAAAGTCGGTAATGCGCATGAGTTTGCAAAGTTCTCTGTCGCTTTACGTGAATTAACAATTCTAAATCTCAACTCAAGGCCGATACAGTAGTAAGTGTACTTATCGTCACCGCCTAATAAGATGGTATAAGTTACGGTGTAATATATATAGTGACAATGTAACTTTTTGCAATGTCATTATGTTACATTGTCACTATTTAAGTGTTAACAATAAGGTTATAAAAATAATACGTTACTTTTTTCAGAGCTAAAAAGAAAACGATTGCTTTTATATGTAATAATTTGTGAAACTACGAAACTATAACTTATTGTTAAACAAAGGTTTAATTTCTAAGTTACTGTTTTATTGACAATAATCAAAAAAATAACGATTGAAGTTAACAGAATAACTGTGAATAATACCATCCCGTTTATTCGGGACTTATTTTGGAGTTACAATGTTATACCGCATCGCACGTTCTGCTATTTTTCAGTTGGATGCTGAAAAAGCACACGACCTCGCTATTGAGAACTTTTCTCGCTTTACTGGCACTCCATTAGAACTTTTCTACCGACAAAATCTTCCAGCACGTCCTGTCGAAGTTATGGGACTTACATTCAAAAACCCTGTTGGCTTAGCAGCTGGCCTTGATAAAAACGGTGAATGTATTGATGCATTTGGTGAAATGGGTTTCGGCTTTGTTGAAGTAGGGACCGTGACACCTCGTCCACAGCCTGGTAACGATAAACCTCGTCTTTTCCGTTTGATCCCAGCTGAAGGCATTATCAACCGTTTTGGTTTTAATAACCTTGGTGTTGATAATCTTGTTGAGAATGTAAAGAAAGCAAAATTTGACGGCATCATTGGTATCAATATCGGTAAAAATAAAGATACACCGATTGAAAAGGGTGTTGAAGATTACATTATTTGTATGGAAAAAGTTTATCAATATGCCGGTTATATTGCAGTAAACATCTCGTCACCGAATACACCAGGATTACGTAGCTTACAATATGGTGAAGCTTTAGATGATCTGCTTTCCCAGCTTAAAGCTAAACAAGCTGAATTAGCGAAACAACATGATAAGTATGTTCCTCTAGCACTTAAGATCGCTCCCGATCTTGATGATCATGAGATTCAACAGGTATGTGATTCTTTGATCCGTAATAATATAGACGGTGTGATTGGAACAAATACCACATTGGATCGCTCTTTGGTTCAAGGAATGGAACATTGTGATGAAGCGGGTGGTTTAAGCGGTCGTCCTTTGCAAAACAAAAGCACAGAAGTCATTCGAAAAATGTCAGAAGCATTAAATGGAGCAGTACCAATCATTGGTGTTGGTGGTGTTGATTCTGCAATGGCTGCTCGTGAGAAGATGATGGCAGGTGCAAGCCTCGTACAGGTTTATTCTGGTTTTATTTATCATGGCCCACGTCTTGTTAAAGATATTGTAAACGGTCTTTAACTGTTGGCGAGCGCTCTATCAATGAAGTATTAAATTTAAATATTTTCTGACATACGAAAACCCAGCTTGGTGAATACTAGGTTGGGTTTTTAATTATGTGCACAATCTGTTTGTATTAAATAAACATCTTATTTACTTATGACAGAGCCACTATTTTCCCCTTTTATTTTATGAATACGCGAGTAGAATTAAGCTAAAATTTCAACATATGATCACAGATACAATATAAACCACTGTCTTTCAGGAGTAGGAACGTGTTAAAGCCAGATAATTCATGGAAATGGTATTTTGACGCTGAAATGAATTCACTCATGCTTGAATTGAATGACGATATGCTTTTTCGTGTATCGTTACCAAGTAAGCTGCTTACTCCAGAAGCGAAAGTAAGTGACATTTTTAATGTTGATGATATTGAAGCCTACCAAAACTTCCAAGAGCAGATTGCTCATCTACCAATTTCTGCAGCTAGAAAATGTGAATTAGCATTAAATGCTACAGCTGCACGACGTTTTCATAAACCTATGATGCCAAAAAGTTGGTATTTCGCACCTCAACAAGGTGTCGAGCCATCACAGGGGCAAGTTATTACTCTAATGACTGCGTCTTGTACTGCTCATTATGTTGTAATTGAAAATAGTGGGGTAGCGAGCCTCTGCATGCTTGCAGATGTTGCTACTGTTGATTTAGATGGCGTTAAAAGCATGGAGTTCTGTGAAACCATTAAGGTTATGAATGATCGAATGGCACCCTGTTTTGTAGAAACAGACCAGCAAAATTTTGCGCTTGTCGGTTAGTTTTTCTTCATTTTAGGTTGTGTCCTTACATCCTTACCCATCACCAATAGTTAACAGCATTTGTTATCTATTTTAGTAAACCCCCATTATTCGTAGCTTAATTTGCTATCTTTCTCCTGCTGCTGAGTACTGCCTCCCTAGGTGCATTTGCATGCTTTTCTCAATTAGATGATGAAAAAGATCTCATGTTTTATTGAGATGACTATCTTCCAAATCTCTCACTTTTATATCCATTTATTCATAACGAACTTCTATAACATAACTACGGTTGTCTACATACCACACATCAATTTTACAATGTGTGTTAGCTAAGCTTCCTTATAGGTATTCAAGATAGGTTAGAGCGTATATTTGTATTCGTTAACTGACTTAATCGCGACTTCATAAGGAATGCTTGCCACTTTCTTGGTTAAAAATTGCACTAAAAATATGTCATAGATCTCAAAATTTTCATATATAGCCAGACTATTCTTACTGCTTTACTTAGGTAATATCTGATGGTTTATGACGTTAATTTCTTTGTTACATTACGTTTTATTGATTGATCTTTCCTCTTTTTACAGCATTGATAGTGAAATAGTTACCATGTAATAGAGGTGGAATAATTTATTCCACCAAAGGATTGAAAAAATAAAAGATAGAATTTAACAATATTATTTTGGTTTTAATTGATTGAATAAAAAGGAATAAATTAAATGTTTTCGCTGGTGGATAATTGCTTTGTTGCTGTTTTAATTATTCCAGACAAATGATTTGTGTTTTGTTTGATGGGAATAGTTAAACATTACTTTTAGTTTCGAACTGGTCGCAAGTTTTGCAGGTAAGTTGAGATGTTTGTTGTTACATCATCTTTGATTGAGAACGTACTGATTGAATAATGAATTTTTTTTCTTAAATGAGCCATTTCATTATGGTTTTGACGAGGCATTTTTTGTGATTTCGGTTATAATTCCTCGCAATATTAGTGTGAAAAGAACTCCATGAATCAATATCTAGCGATTACTTCCCGCGGCCTTGAAAATTTGCTTGCGGATGAATTAGAACAATTAGGTGCACAGAACATTCAAGTTGTGCATGCCGGTGTCCGTTTTAAAGCAGAACAAGCAACAGCTTATCGTTGTTGTCTATGGACACGAATCTCATCACGTATCATTCAAGTACTGAGTGAATTTAACGTTCGTGATGATATGGACTTGTACTTAGGTGCAACAGCTATCAACTGGATGAACTACTTTGATAGCAATACACGTATTGTGGTCGATTTTAATGGTACTAACCGTGAAATCCGTAACAGCCAATACGGAGCAATGAAAATTAAAGATGCGATTGTAGACCGATTTACAAAAGCGGATTTACGTCGTCCTAATATCGACCGCGAGCGCCCTGATCTACGTATCCACATGCGTCTATCTGGTGAGAAAGGTATTCTTGGTCTTGATATGGCGGGTAGTGGTTTACACCAACGTGGTTACCGTAGTGAAGCGGGTAAAGCACCACTACGTGAAACTCATGCTGCCGCACTTGTAATGAAAAGTGGCTGGACACCAGAACAAGCATTGTTAGATCCAATGTGTGGTTCAGGTACATTAGTGATCGAAGCTGCGATGATTGCTGCTGAAATTGCTCCTGGTCTTAAACGTAAGCGTTGGGGCTTTGAATCTATCAAAGACTTTGACCAAGAAGCTTGGTTAGAGATCCATGCAGAAGCAACGGTTAAGTCTCGTCGTGGTCCAGCAAAAGTAACTACAAAGTTCTTCGGTCGTGAAATGGACCGTCGTGTATTAGCGATTGCTCGTGATAATGCGGGTCGTGCCGGTGTTAAAGACCTGATTGATTTTGAATATGGCGATGCAACACAACTTGTTCGCCCTGAAGGGTTCGAAACAGGTATTATTCTTTGTAACCCTCCATATGGTGAACGTTTAGGTACAACTCCTGAACTTATTGCATTGTACAAAGAGTTTGGTAACCGTTTAAAACTTGCTTTTGCGGGTTCTGTTGCTGCCATTTATTCAGGTTCGAACGAATTGTTAAGTTGTATGCGTATGCGTGCAGACAAGCAATTTAAGCTTCGTAATGGCGCATTAGACTGTGTGCTTAAAACTTACCTGATCACTGCGGGTAGTGTTCAGAAAGAAGAAGGTCAATCTGAAGGTGTTATCGTTCAAGAAGAGGTGGCGCCTGATTTTGCAAACCGTCTTAAGAAGAATATTACTAAGTTAGATAAATGGGCAAAACGTGAAGGTATCGAATGTTACCGTATTTACGATGCTGATTTACCTAACTACAACGCCGCGATTGATAAGTACAAAGATTACTTAATCATTCAAGAATATGCAGCGCCTAAATCCGTTTCTGAAGAAACAGCACGTCGTCGCATTATGGATGTGTTGCGTGCAACAATTGAAGTTACGGGTGTAGAAAGTAATAAAGTTATTCTTAAAGTTCGTGAGCGTCAAAAAGGTAAGAACCAATACCAGAAGCTATCAAGTGCAGAGCGTCACATGATTGTTGAAGAGTACGGTGTTGAACTTAAAGTGAATCTTTATGATTACTTAGATACAGGTTTGTTCCTCGACCACCGTATTACGCGTCGTATGCTTGGCCAAATGGCAACGGGTAAAGATTTCCTAA is part of the Photobacterium angustum genome and harbors:
- a CDS encoding NAD-glutamate dehydrogenase encodes the protein MNAPDNVVPVLLEKVYGLIKSKVDNTQQPLVDVFAKSLLNQLAEDDLLQRNESDLYGAVLSLWHHLVKNNPQQISVRVYNPTLSRHGWKSTHTVVEIVMPDKPFLVDSVRMTLNRLDITSHLMLNGPYYFERDKKNTIVKACSDKGDLQTLFHIEVDRLTKNDEMAILRDELEAVLKDIELVVNDWQLMQDKMHQILKGLRTEKLPVENQYCEEAIEFLDWVANHNFTFMGYHCYDLNPIKGDYQLRPTQEVGLGLLKKPRHARPLNLSSLPESARIEAQKPDLLILTKSNAKSRIHRPAYIDYIGIKRFDSKGNVIGEHRFIGLYASTAYHQTAMNIPLIRNRVKRILKASGYSEGSHSWKALNNVLETYPRDELIQAKEEEMLDVGVGVVRMQDRDMLRLFIRRDPFGRFFSCMVYVAKERYDTELRRKIQSVLKDYLGSSQTVEFTTFFSVSPLARTHYIVRVKNNNFDVDVKSIEHNLVVAVASWEDRLTQSLVANFGESKGIPIAKNYARAFPRSYKEQMLPGSAVADVLQLEGLNEDNKLGMLFYRPQEESADSSIVKLKLFHRDEPIHLSDVMPMLENLGLRVIGESPYQVITADGVVNWILDFAMLHHVRNGFDLSEARDRFQNAFSDIWHGELESDGFNRLVLRSGLSGREITILRSYARYMRQVGFPFSQQYIEETLSNHCQLACYLVSLFKLRFDPKAKYSEKAEQLLIKKIVERLENVESLDDDRIIRRYMDMILATLRTNFYQKSDTGKPKSWLSLKLNPSSIPEIPAPIPRYEIFVYAPDVEGVHLRGGKVARGGLRWSDRQEDYRTEILGLVKAQQVKNTVIVPVGAKGGFICKRQPQLTTREEIAAEGLHCYQRFICGLLDVTDNILEGKRYPPANVVCHDEDDPYLVVAADKGTATFSDIANSLAADYDFWLGDAFASGGSNGYDHKQMGITAKGAWESVKRHFREIGIDCQTTDFSCVGIGDMAGDVFGNGMLLSKHIRLLAAFNHQHIFIDPDPDPAASWLERKRLFELKRSSWEDYDRKVLSEGGAIFSRKSKAIKLVPILQTLLRTRKQSCTPNELIHLILQMQVDLLWNGGIGTYIKSTKETHTDVGDRANDAVRVNGSQLAAKIVGEGGNLGLTQLGRVEFAKAGGRVNTDFIDNVGGVDCSDNEVNIKILLNSLVTADELTFKQRNSILEKMEDEVADIVLDDAYRQSESISVTEQQQVQLLKEQTRFIHLLERQGKLDRSLECLPDDETLVEREKAGIGLTRPEIAVLVAYGKMVLKEKLVNHDIASDPYHSRLLPAYFPQFLQDNYRSQMENHPLRRELIATSLANLMSNEMGCNFVTRLQEETGATINEISASYSIGREIFKFEQIFSEIRALDNQVSAQTQYDMLYRSRRMLRRVTRWFLRNREHKLGIEQQILFYQPFVEQLRNELDSYLVTEEVVEHEEQANEMIRKGVPERLAKNISRLTSLYSAMDIAQIAKEMEVNIAHIARVYFVLGAQLSLHWFLKQIQNQAVENNWQALARASFREDLDWQQRQLTTAVLMTSTAKPEESISLWMEQHKKAVDRWESVLAEFKVGNAHEFAKFSVALRELTILNLNSRPIQ
- a CDS encoding cell division protein ZapC codes for the protein MLKPDNSWKWYFDAEMNSLMLELNDDMLFRVSLPSKLLTPEAKVSDIFNVDDIEAYQNFQEQIAHLPISAARKCELALNATAARRFHKPMMPKSWYFAPQQGVEPSQGQVITLMTASCTAHYVVIENSGVASLCMLADVATVDLDGVKSMEFCETIKVMNDRMAPCFVETDQQNFALVG
- the pyrD gene encoding quinone-dependent dihydroorotate dehydrogenase, whose product is MLYRIARSAIFQLDAEKAHDLAIENFSRFTGTPLELFYRQNLPARPVEVMGLTFKNPVGLAAGLDKNGECIDAFGEMGFGFVEVGTVTPRPQPGNDKPRLFRLIPAEGIINRFGFNNLGVDNLVENVKKAKFDGIIGINIGKNKDTPIEKGVEDYIICMEKVYQYAGYIAVNISSPNTPGLRSLQYGEALDDLLSQLKAKQAELAKQHDKYVPLALKIAPDLDDHEIQQVCDSLIRNNIDGVIGTNTTLDRSLVQGMEHCDEAGGLSGRPLQNKSTEVIRKMSEALNGAVPIIGVGGVDSAMAAREKMMAGASLVQVYSGFIYHGPRLVKDIVNGL
- the rlmKL gene encoding bifunctional 23S rRNA (guanine(2069)-N(7))-methyltransferase RlmK/23S rRNA (guanine(2445)-N(2))-methyltransferase RlmL → MNQYLAITSRGLENLLADELEQLGAQNIQVVHAGVRFKAEQATAYRCCLWTRISSRIIQVLSEFNVRDDMDLYLGATAINWMNYFDSNTRIVVDFNGTNREIRNSQYGAMKIKDAIVDRFTKADLRRPNIDRERPDLRIHMRLSGEKGILGLDMAGSGLHQRGYRSEAGKAPLRETHAAALVMKSGWTPEQALLDPMCGSGTLVIEAAMIAAEIAPGLKRKRWGFESIKDFDQEAWLEIHAEATVKSRRGPAKVTTKFFGREMDRRVLAIARDNAGRAGVKDLIDFEYGDATQLVRPEGFETGIILCNPPYGERLGTTPELIALYKEFGNRLKLAFAGSVAAIYSGSNELLSCMRMRADKQFKLRNGALDCVLKTYLITAGSVQKEEGQSEGVIVQEEVAPDFANRLKKNITKLDKWAKREGIECYRIYDADLPNYNAAIDKYKDYLIIQEYAAPKSVSEETARRRIMDVLRATIEVTGVESNKVILKVRERQKGKNQYQKLSSAERHMIVEEYGVELKVNLYDYLDTGLFLDHRITRRMLGQMATGKDFLNLFSYTGSATVHAAVGGAKTTTTVDMSNTYLRWAQENMELNNQVGPQHEYVQADCLQWLQEVDDTFDLIFIDPPTFSNSKRMKQTFDIQRDHIMLMENLKRMLRPDGQIVFSNNKRQFKMDLDKINELGLQAKNISNKTLPMDFAKNKQIHNCWIITHKED